Proteins encoded in a region of the Lycorma delicatula isolate Av1 chromosome 6, ASM4794821v1, whole genome shotgun sequence genome:
- the LOC142326548 gene encoding uncharacterized protein LOC142326548 — protein MLMNGSLVMTITQGGVFVVLLCGLAIAVIVAIFEFCYNSKRITKMERHTINLISISIKSYTDWISQKDHRGGVFVVLLCGLAIAVIVAIFEFCYNSKRITKMERRTSMAVSLELPPDLHLHQNNDLEIPKVHQNS, from the exons ATGTTGATGAATGGATCATTAGTGATGACAATAACCCAGG GAGGAGTTTTTGTTGTACTTCTTTGTGGTTTAGCTATAGCAGTCATTGTTGCAATATTTGAATTCTGCTACAATTCAAAACGAATCACAAAAATGGAAAGG CATACAATAAATCTTATCAGCATATCGATTAAATCTTATACTGATTGGATTAGTCAAAAAGATCATAGAG GAGGAGTTTTTGTTGTACTTCTTTGTGGTTTAGCTATAGCAGTCATTGTTGCAATATTTGAATTCTGCTACAATTCAAAACGAATCACAAAAATGGAAAGG AGAACCAGCATGGCAGTTTCCCTAGAATTACCACCTGATCTACATTTACACCAAAATAACGATCTTGAAATTCCTAAGGTTCATCAGAACTCTTAA